The proteins below are encoded in one region of Bremerella sp. P1:
- a CDS encoding Flp family type IVb pilin, with protein sequence MIMKLFRNRKGQGLVEYGLIIAGVALICAAAVSVFGHKTSDLISAVATVLPGAHADDNAPMTSGKLIETVPDGTTGAIELDATTIAAGGDRLGNNVGLDTPTDFGGLILEAN encoded by the coding sequence ATGATTATGAAGCTTTTTCGCAACCGTAAGGGTCAAGGTCTGGTCGAATACGGTCTGATCATCGCCGGTGTCGCCCTGATCTGTGCCGCTGCTGTTTCCGTCTTCGGTCACAAGACCAGCGATTTGATTTCCGCTGTGGCAACCGTTCTGCCAGGTGCTCATGCCGATGACAACGCTCCAATGACGAGTGGCAAACTGATTGAAACTGTCCCTGATGGCACGACCGGCGCGATTGAACTTGATGCGACGACCATCGCTGCCGGCGGCGACCGACTTGGCAACAATGTTGGGCTAGACACCCCAACTGACTTCGGTGGCCTAATTCTCGAAGCCAACTAA